A segment of the Anoplolepis gracilipes chromosome 14, ASM4749672v1, whole genome shotgun sequence genome:
taagaaaatttacctCGTTTTGTATTagtaataaatagtaaataaaattttatttttcgagtttACATTGCTGTTagttttaatacattattaaaatactactTTTGAGGCTTTCGTGGCCACTGATATTATCAATGGAAAGGGTTTCCGGATGGATGCCGCGTGTTTGCCGATTGACATTACTAAAATAATGTGCTGTAATGTCCCTTATAAAAATCTACTTTAGAAAactcaaaataaattacaaacttTATTATCTTCGAAAGTATATTCACAAGTTACTTAAATATTGCAAGTAAAAATAACCTCTTAGTAAAAAATGCTTTACTAAGTTTAATAAGTTTAAGGAAACTTTAAGTTTATGTGTATAACTGTTAGTATACTtcataatactttaaataactttaaaaaactttaagtAGATTTTCATAAGGGGTAACTTGTTTTGAAGCAGAtacaacattattacatttttaggTATAATGGCAATAACTATAGGTGcatctacatatataatttttatcaaattaaaggctgcagagaaaataattgtaattattacaaatataagtataaaaggTAACTGTAATGTATGATTTAGTGAGATTGCTTATTAAAGTTGTGGTTACTGagtagtttttttataataacttttattaatattttgttaaaattataatatttcaaattaaattattttaaataaatttttttattaatctatttttaaaataatttaataattttagatctcaattgttattttttgcattataaatatttcaataaaatataagtaattaatatttattatgaatgtGCATGTATGCTTATACAGTTTCATTTTTACTGCAGTTAACTTTTGTTTTCTAACAAATTGCAAACACTAATTTAGTAGAATTttttgtacctttttattacaattatttttttatgttaatggAGTTATTATAAAcagtacaaaaattattaatgaatttacctttcattttatatttagcatATATACTttggttttaaaaattataaaaatgtaaagttttgtgAAAAGTTTTGTGAATGTGTAAAAGTTTTGTGAAAAGTTTTGTGAATGAAAAcgagatttatttttgacaaatatcGTACATCTTCTCTGGTCACATAACTAACAATAGTATCTAatgtttttagtaaaaaataaaatctattagtGATCTACTCTCATGttctagatattttattattgtatatttttattatttttattatgtatatgcatataactatatagattataaatgaaaaatctcTGCTCTAATGAAATTTGAAGCACTTTGCGTAAAATCTATGATCTGGAGTAGCAATAGCTTCTTATACTTCTTATACAacatatttagatatatatatttttttataacatttggatgattttgttatttatttatttaataatttttgtttataataaatctattattaaataaactgcttatttctgtatctttttaatatttacttattgtaTAGgctaaatttatgaaatctaTTGGTGGCACAGAGACGCATGAATtggttcaaaatatattaaaaagatttatgacTAATCAGTTGGCTACACATTTTAACATTCAAGgcaaaaacttaaaaaaaaaggataatgcTTTACCAAAAgtagcatttaaaaatacaaatttgttcaaatgtataataagtaagtttttatgataatatattaattatagtataagTATGTGCAAAttacaaacaattatattttattttagaagcTGCTCACATTCATCGAAACAATATTGACGAAAATAATGTGATACATAAAACCATTGCTCCATGGTTAGCTCAAGCTAACTTACGTTTATGTAgagaaaagtaataaaattattaattataaaatttaaatattaaaattaatgtataaatattaaaattattatatgtaatgtataaattaatgtaatacatatattttttcagaattaaaGACGCAATAACAAAAGAAGTACAAAATGAAACAACAAATCAAACAAATGACAGTGATGAAACTACATCTGAAAACGAGgagatataaacatatatatatgttttttaatataatttatttttctgtcataataatttaacattttatataacttaaactataataattatatatacttatttactcattaaaagaattataatttacatatttagacttattctatttctattttattataattctttcaataattggaatgagtaaatataattactagtTTAAGTTATAgcgtgttaaattattataacagaataaattataaattataaaaatgaaacgaataaataaaagataaatatataattttagttttatttaaaaaatgctaaaagtaattaaaagcggctaaaagtaataattaactgaaataatatacttttttcttttgcatttttgtttttcttttgcataaatatatatttaatgtatttaaagtaaaataaaactttacaaaATCATGACAAAATAGAAgcgttcattttttttacatattagtataattaatgttaaactCTGATAatgatttctatatatatatataattaatgttaatttattaaatatattttaaaataaatatcttaggaatatttttatgttacattttaaaCACAGTCTGAAAATgcctgaaatataatataaaaatatttttggaatgtttattttaaaatataactaataaattaacattgattaacattaatttaacaatattagagtaatattttttaaatgtttctgcaatgttacatatatgtttcaaaaatattcctgTAATATTAccgaaatatttctgaaatctTTCAGCAAAGTTGCACTTGAAATGATTGGGAATATTGAAACATTGCAGAAATGTTGCAGATACGGTGAAATATTCCTGTAATATTACTGAAAGgtgtaatatttcaaatattcctGTAATATTACTGAAAGgtgtaatatttcaaataaaatattgcagcaatgtttcagaaatattacatGCCGAGTGGGTTGTTCTTTGAAAAGCCTGGgtacttttagaaaaaaagattttaaagatGAAGCAACATGGAATCATTTTACAACAATTAAAGCActtaaagaagaaagaaaattattatatcgcaaaaatgagcatttatataaaaaagttgaaacGTATAAAGGTATCATTTATGagcttaaaaaaagaaagttattAACTGATTCTGCTGTAGACATGTTAAATGtgagtaaaattgataattatttggaattgtttacattatagctggtaatattattttccatcCATGAATTAATCAATctctatatattacacattatctatatctatatatattatatctacatctatatctatatattcaataattacatatacaatatatttatatatatttttatatacaataattaatcgatatcatattttattttttatttatactatagGCCCCATTGCACCATTTTTTTGGATTTAAgcaagatttaaatatatgtctatctttatcttttttaataaacaaatagacatatatttaagtatagcTTAAAGTCAAAATAATGTGAAATTAGGCCTTATACAATTcatgaaaacacatttttttttactaaaaatcacaattgtatataatgtaaaaacaaattatattttaaggaGTTAATCtgattaataatgaaaaaaaggacTTATGATCAATAAAAGTAAAGTTTATGAGAAATAatctgtgattttttttccttcacttatttttttagaaaacgtGTACTTCAATAGTTCAGAAATTAATAAGTCAAATTCTAAATAGAAAGCAACATCAATATCCACctcaattaaaagaatttgcttgcagattgcatttttattctcCAGcagcatataaatatgtgaaaaaaacttttatgaaTATGTTATCTCACCAAAGTACTATTCGATGTTGGTTAAAATCAGCAAATCACAAACCAGGAATCTCAAAGAATGCATTAAAACATCTATCTTGATTATGCAAAGAAGCTAGAGAaaacgacaaaaaaattatatttctctttaactTGTGGCAAAATGGCAATCAGAAAATTAGTAGAGTTTGATGGAAAACAATGGCACGGATTTGTTGATTTCGGGAACAATACAGATGAGTGTTTTAACACTCTACTGAGGCTAAAAATGCTTGGGTATTTATGTTAGTTgggattaataaatatgtgaaaatggTTATATCCTATTATCTGATTGACAGCTTAACAGGAATACACAAAAGTAACATATTAAAGGAAATACTACACGCTGCCCACAATGAACAAATTCTAATTTGTAACATTACATTTGACGGTGCACCGACAAATATTGCTATGGTAGAAGCATTAGGAGCTAATCTgtctacatataataaaataaaaccttATTTTGAACACCTTGTAGCGAATGAACGTATTACGGTCATGCTTGATGCTTGTCACATGATGAAATTGAtaaggaatatttttaaagcaaaacaatgtttatatttgatattgatGGAAACACAGTCAAGTGGAAATATATAGAACTACTTGTTGAAAAACAAGAACAAGAGggattacatataaataagtaaataagaaagaggcaataggagcgaggagatgtgaatcaaattataagttttttatataggtgatgtgtcgcaggtatattgacattaagtacattagtaacattctataaaaagacggaaattataataaaaatctgaacgtttcgattcatgttttgaatcctcttcagcataatatataaaataaataagtaaattataaatagataaaaacgaaattaatgagaaagcatcgcataataaaggcgtaagcaatgtataaactaaaaatcgtgatcgtattcgcatgattaaatggatcaatgccttagaaccgctgtacacatttgtcgcatgttagttgtataaattacatatatataaaacgatccaacttgttcggctcttttattgtacggcttgcataataatcccgtgaggcaattctccgaggtttctAGACCGAGGGAGatatgcagttagattgaggggttaagtctgtattaataaaatgagtataataaatacctgtttgtaataaagttatttaccgctactttgtgtataatggtggtgactcagaaaaagtttacaggatatgcattccgtttgcatgttgttgaatctatggtatatatatcgcgcaactgatatttaacgtgtggttatgccgatggtacagatggtaatgagctcaagggcgaaaaatacatttaaaatggaaagagttagataggtgacattagatcttaggcagtttgtttattatatcctcgtaaatagctggcaaacattctatatctgtttgtagatttatgctgtttatttgtcgtttgatgtgtaacatttcagatatcagtctttttgtgtaatagggcTCATTGTCTAATATTTGTGCATTGTCCCAATCAAAGTCATGATTGTATGTTAGGCGGtggtcagtgatcactgatttgttgttattggacttcattatgttggtcttatgtatgttcttttatcctagTGTTCAGCTTTCTGTCCGTTTGACCAACATATGAAGCGtcgcaatttagacaattaattttatataccacGTTTGTTTTTATGGGGATAGGGATAGAATCTTTGTGTGTCTTAATGAATTTGTTGTTTTATGCTGTAGTAGGCTAATTTGATGTCGACATCTTTTAgagcattctttattttatcagttacTGAATGCAAATATGGAATTGTGAAGTATGAGTTATTATTGGGTGTTTGTGATTTTCTGTTGGATGgtctattgttaattaaaaactttatacggttgttaattgttttgaatataaaattggttGGATAGGAGTTAtccaataaaatctttattataaatttgatatatgataaatttgatGATAAGAGGGATTACATTTGGGAACAAAAGTTCACAAGCACATTCATTTTGAAAACGAGAAAATGAAAGTCCGCTTAGCCACTTAAATTTTAAGTGCGAGTGTTGCTAATGCTTTAAAAGTTTATGAACATGACTTGAAATTACCAGAATTTAAAGGCGCTTCTGCCACAGCAAAGTTTTGCGAAATAATGAATGATTCTTTTGATATTCTCAATTCTAAAAACctattaacaaaaaatccaTTCAAACATGCAATTTCCatcgaaaaattgaaagacATAAAAGTGAGaacagaaagaaatattaagtatattgaatcattaaaaattaatgggATTTCTATACTCACAACAAGAAGTAGAACAGGATTTTtaggattaataatatgtttaaagagtgttattttattagcagaaagtatatattttctgaaaaatacatgACGTTCTTGTTAACTTACAAATTGTCTCAGGATCATCTCGAGACCTTTTTCTTATGTATAAGACGTTGTGGAGGATAAAATAACAACCCAACAGTACGACAATTTATTGCTGCACTAAAAAAGTTACATGCACATGTGAATATTGATCTCATATTCAACAATAACTGCATACCACAAGATGACACCATCattcttttaaatagaaacaatCAAACAGAAAAGAAACCTGACGAAGattctaataataacattataagcTCCGTATGCCAGGAAAAGaatgaagataattttatttggaatCTAGAACATGATTATGCTGCAAACTCATCATTTACATTGAGCGAATACCAAGAAGATGTTATCACGTATATTGCAGGTTTTATTACAAAAcagacagagaaaaaaatatcttgttcCAACTGTAAAGAAGCTTTGAAACAAATCACATCCTCATCTCACTTACAAAAGAGAAAACGAtatggaaatttatttaatgcctCAGAtgacattataaaaatctgtaaagcaggtgaaaaagtttttagaataaataaaaatattttaactgataaaaatattaaggaaAAGTTGATTTTACTAACAATACAAAAGTTAGCACTCAACGAGCTGttcactaaaaataatatacatgtttttGATCAAGCTCCTTTAATGGatcataaaaatcaattaattcgaCTTCTcttagagaaattttttattttacgtctTCAGCATTATGCTAactctaaatataatacaatacgtAGAATACgaacaaaattaacaaaactaATTACATTTCAACatcagtaaatattattaaacttttgcaatttagaaattaaggtatagtcaaatattttaaattttattttattattatatatttttaaatatttaaaaattttattttgttattatatattgtcaaatatttaaaaattttattttattattatatgttattaatggGTGGGAGTCTATTGACCCCGTCGCcaattggccagtttaaaatgaggctctctgattggttaatcgttGTTGATgaccctaggcatcggtcgATATAAGTGGCTGTGATCAATCGTCACGTGGTCAAACGGGACGCTCCCttattaataagtataatgttatacatgtatagtatataaagtataatatgtcattatatatcttattaataaggtttttcaattatttcacattaattcttttaaaaaattcttcacattacattaaaaatgtgCTTACATTGGAATTGTCCCTACATTCTTACTGCTCCTTCCCCTTCATTCGCTTTATTCCTactcttttttatacatatatatattctaccaATCAATGCAGCTCGTTTTTTTGCTTCTCCCCTTTTAGACAAGGATGGAACAGTGTTCAAagcacagacttctatactataactagaccgctaacttccttatatattagacctaaaaagtgacgaaaaatatgtacaacattagtaggatagagaagagagaggggagaaaAGATGGCGGGTGGAGAAGGTTGACAGTTTTGGTGAGAGAGGAAATGTGGAGTTTTTGGAGAGGAAAAGGGAGGTTTGGAGTGGAGAGTGTGGGTGGAGGTTAAAGTGGAGAGTCAGCGGAAGACGGGAGGAtggagagaaggaaaaaggtGAGTGAGGAAGAGGAATATAAGGAACTGAAATCTGGGTGAAAGAAGAAGGTGACATGACAGTTTTAATGGCGAAAGAAGGACGAGGAAGTGAGGTAAaaaggaggagagagaggtgaAGGCAAGAAGCGGAGTAATGAAAGTGGAGGAGAAGATGGTGAGATTGAGGAGGTGGCGAGGAAAGGGCGAGAATTCAAAGGTGAAAGAAGGTGCGAGGAGAGACAAGTAagggagagaagaagaaagggGAAGGAAAAAAGCAATGGAACGTGATCGACAGATCGACAATGGGAGTTGGAGCGGACGACAGAAAGGAAGGAGTGTGGGGAGTTAGCGGTAGATGGCGGTAAGAGTAGAAAAGGAGATATTGCCGAGGATGGAAGGATGTCAAATTGATAGCGATAACGGAGAACGTCGATATGATGACTCGATAGGAAGCACATGATAGAAAGGATAGGAGGAGTGATAGTAGAAGAGGAAAGTGGTAAGGCAAAGTAAAAGGAGAAGTAAGTGGAAGACagatgaaaagagagaaggaagaatgcggaaaagagaaagaagagaataaGGAGAGATGGAGGAGAGACAAGTGGATAGATCGACGCGGAAAGAGGcaaatcgatatatcgatcagATAGTGAGGAACAGAATGGATGATACGGCACGTGGTGAGAGTGACAGGTGGAGGTTAGGTGCGAGTGGCGAATAGATCGAGACAGGGGAAATCAAGTGAGTGGAGTGCAGAAGAAGGAGAGGGGGAGAATGAAAAGGATTATTAAAGAACCAGAAGCAGCGAGGGAGaataaggaggagaagaagaggacaaaaagagaggagggggacagaggagagagaggaacgAGGAGATGAAGGGTTGCGGGggatgagagaaaaagaacagAAAGCGAAGAGAGACGAAGGTTCGAGAGAAATAACAAGAAGAGTGAGGAGAGTAAGGAGTGGACGGAATGGAAGGAAGGGGAAGAAGAATGTTTCAAACAGCTGACAGGTGCAATTGGATATGCATGTGGTGAAAGGCCAGAAGAAGGAAAGGCGATAAGACAGAGTGAAGAGAGGAATAAGCGGAAGAAAGAAGTTAGGATGGAGAAAAGCGTAGACGATGACAGGTGGAGGTTACGTGCGGCTACTGAAGGGGCGGAGAGAAGGGAAACAAGTGAGGAGGAGCgaggagaaaggagagaagggAAGAGGGTGACAGTCGAGGACAGAtagaaaggagagaaagagcgtATGACGGGGAGAAAGGAAGACGGTGACAGGTGGAAGTTAGGTGTGAGCTATGATTAGTCAAAGAGAGGGGAAACCTAGTGAGTGAAATGCGGAGGAAGGAGAGGGGGAGGATGAAGAGGATTAGTAAGAAAACGGAAGCAGCaaaggggaagagagaaaaggaacaGAAAAGCGGGGATAGAGGGATGGAGAGGAATAACAAGAAGAGTGAGGAGCGGTGACAGGTGGAGGTTAGGTGCGAGTAGGAATAGACAGAGAGAGGGGAAACCAGGTGAGTGGAGTGCAAAGAAAGGAGAAGGGGAGGATTATCAAAGAATCGGAGGCAGCGAGGGAGagtaagaaaaagaagaaggcaAGAAAGAAGAAGGGGAACAGAGGGGAGAGAAGAAGGAGGAAATAAAGGGTGGCggaagaggagagaaaaggaaCAGAAAGGAGGAAGGGAGAAGAGGGTGAGagcgaagagagagaaagtgaaGGAGAAGAAGATAAGAGAACGGAAAGGATGGGACGGTGAGAATAGGAGGAAGCAGAAGAAAGAGGGAAACAGGAGAAAGGGGAGAGGAAAGTAGAGGAGAGTcagggaaaagagagaaagagggtgggccggagggagggagagggaacCAGTGTGTAAGGTCAAAGAGGGCCAGGCACGGAGAGGAAAGGGAAGAGGGTGGTTCAGGGGAGGAAAGTTGAACTGAGGGGAGAGCAAGGGGTCAGAGAGGGTCATGGTATCAAGGGCAGGGGGATAGAGGAGAATGAGTGTGGATtgagagaaggaagagaatAGAAacgaaagagagggagagatagGTACGGAAAGGGTTATGAGAGAGAGTGGCAGCTAGACATAAGAAGGTatgagagagaaggaaaggagaaagaaagaatgagaCGGTGAAAGCGGGAAGAAGCAGAGGAAAGAGgatagaagagagaagagggaaACATGATAAAGAGGGGAGGGAAGTAGAGGAGAGTCAGGGAGATGAGAAAAAGGGTGGGCCGGAGGGAGAGGGAACAAGTATGTAAGGTCGAAGAGGACCAGGCACGGGGAGAAAAGGGAGGAGGGTGGTGCAGGGGAGGAATGGTGAACTGAGGGGAGAGCAAGGGTTCAGAGAGGGATGTGGTATCGAGGGCAGGAGGATAGAGGAGAATGAGTGTAGAATGAGAGGAGGAGAATAAGAGtgagtaagagagagagagagagagagagagagagagagagagagagagagagagagagagagagagaaagagaggagagagagagagaagaacgTTGGGGGTTATGAGAGAGAGTGGCGGCTAGATATGAGAAGGTatgagagagaaggaaagaagagagagggtATATAGTGGGAAGGGGATTTAGAAGAAAAGGACAATACATAGGTTAAGTTGCGAGAGATGTTAATAGGACGGAGGAATGTATTGAAATGAGAGTAAGAAGGAGATTGTAAGGGGTAGGTGTTCTCCAGAAAACACCCGCAAAGTTGTAAAGTTGTAAGAGTTGGAAACCCCAAGGGGACCCAAAATAAAcgactactactactactactactagtaggatagagaaaaggaggggatagatatataatatggctACTATAGAAAACTCGTGTGTGAGTGACATTGCTTTATTCAACCAATTAGCATGACTGTCATCCTACTAATGATGACGCATACACATAAGTTTTGTACATACTTTTCGGGGTTATGTATTTTGCcagagttagcagtctagttatatatagaagtttGTGGTTCAAAGCAGTCtgtctcttttaatttttgggCCGCCGCTACACAAAGGAAAGATAGGGAATCAGCggtctatatataataagtctATGATTTTGTCTACTAAATAATACTCTATCTGatattaactataatttaaaatagagtCCATGCGCACGCAGGGGGTACCTAAGATGGCGACAATGGCAAGTTAGGGGTAAAGTTGGCgtttctctattatttaagCCAGAAACACGTAAATTCCGTAATCGTAATTTTAGCTGTAATCGTAAAAATCAACCAATAATGAGTGTCCATTGACGGCATCTCAACGGCGACGCCGCTGGGGCGCCATCAATGGACGCTCgttattgattgatttttagGTTACAGCTAAAATTACGATTACGGAATTTACGTGTTTCTGGCTGTAGGACTCTAACTGCcagtactgaaaatctatagtgtacgtgacgtaaattatagattttcagcACTGGCAGTGAATATTGAAAGGCAGCCTATAGCTTAGTTTACACCGAGCACTTGATACGCGTACTACTGGCCAATCACAGCCATTCCATTCTTTAGAAGACTGGCCATGATTGGCTAGTATAGTACTTAGTATACGTATCAAGTGCTCGGTGTGTAAACTAAGCTTATGTGTCTTCCGAAATGCGCTGAGGgtgcgttcggggagacactgCCTAGCGCTATTTAATGCTATCCCTGTTCAACTCCGTAAAGTTAGCCaaaccactttgatttttttataattaaaattaactaattgttTGGTGGTCGTTTGATGGTGATTGATAGTCCAATTAAAACATTTGGTGGTTAatcgtttttttaaaattaaataattaaaattgtaatgtaaagttagccgaacatttttatttttcgtccaatcgagttaaataagagcttattcgatgcagaatcgttaggtggtcacgaataaattctgtACAACGTTTGGTggtccatagtttatccgataaatgaaaaaaatcatgtgcggtaaaatgacgacgatgactgAAAATTAGCCGGAccaatacattatatattaagcaaTTTTGTTCAAATTGGTCTTACATGATAGAAAATCGTTTGGTGGTGATTGGTAGTCCAATTAAAATGTTTGGTggttaattattagattatcacgatactaaattcttttaaggctGATTCACATTTTGGCAGAAAAGTAGAAAGCAGACAAGCAAAAGTCAATCAAAACTCGCGTTGTTGGTAAGTTTAGTAACACCAAGTTTATTATCTAGTAAAGTTTGCTTGTCTGCTTTCTACTTTTCTGCCAAAGTGTTAATCagccttaaaagaatttagaatcgtgataatctaataattaaccACCAAACATTTTAATTGGACTACCAATCACCaccaaacgattctctatcatGTAAGACCAATTTGAACAAAAttgcttaatatataatgaattagTCCGGCTAATTTTcagtcatcgtcgtcattttaccgcacatgatttttttcatttatcggATAAATTATGGACCACCAAACGTTGTtcagaatttattcgtgactacctaacgattctgcatcgaataagctcttatttaactcgattggacgaaaaataaaaatgttcggctaactttacatcacaattttaattatttaattttaaaaaaacgatTAATCACCAAATGTTTTAATTGGACCACCAAACGATCACTAAACAATTAGTTAATTGTAAGGGTCGACAGGACCGCGAGAAAATTCCAGCGTCACTGTCACCAACATTGAGAAATGATATCTTATTCAATGTATTGGTGTATGTCTATATACGTACAAACATTATTGCATTTCAAGAGAAACAAAGACGACGTTATTGTCTTTCATTGTCTCTCCTTAGCAAACGATGCTACTAACATCGATTTGTTAGCTGTATTTTAGGTACAGATAgcgatattttcatttttcgtatTCAgcttcgaaaaaattatatttctttatgaattttgttttaatatattctttataaaaattggaagATTCCTAAAGAGCCggattttgcaatttgactcttaaaaatttataataaa
Coding sequences within it:
- the LOC140673144 gene encoding uncharacterized protein isoform X1, with protein sequence MQIVENILNTGRGRLLTNENTVIEEMEDFIPLRTVDKFNEFDNKLKDQKYLRQVAKFMKSIGGTETHELVQNILKRFMTNQLATHFNIQGKNLKKKDNALPKVAFKNTNLFKCIIKAAHIHRNNIDENNVIHKTIAPWLAQANLRLCREKIKDAITKEVQNETTNQTNDSDETTSENEEI
- the LOC140673144 gene encoding uncharacterized protein isoform X2 — its product is MAITIGASTYIIFIKLKAAEKIIAKFMKSIGGTETHELVQNILKRFMTNQLATHFNIQGKNLKKKDNALPKVAFKNTNLFKCIIKAAHIHRNNIDENNVIHKTIAPWLAQANLRLCREKIKDAITKEVQNETTNQTNDSDETTSENEEI